The following proteins are encoded in a genomic region of Acipenser ruthenus chromosome 4, fAciRut3.2 maternal haplotype, whole genome shotgun sequence:
- the LOC117399812 gene encoding TLR4 interactor with leucine rich repeats: MASLWTIWCVLVSFICSAKSLCPDRCDCQHSQHLLCTNRGLRTLPKATIQNPEEILIYSLGGNFINNISAFDFTRFSHLVRLDLQYNQIQSIHPKTFEKLYRLEELYLGNNLIPNISSGTLISLKKLRILYVNSNEIKKLTEHSFANLDSLIKLRLDGNSIEFLQDALFNRLPNLLYLQLESNKIRYIHKNAFANLGKLRFLNLSGNKQTTLRNVFTFSQLNSLTNLILSENEIHHVGNRVFQNLQKLSKLSLNNNKISHLGTEAFKGLSGLKELLMNGNLLTDIPLGLLDPLEKIEELDFSSNLISHVRPNAFKELKFLKVVNLNNNELTSLSGEIFAFNHVLYSLDLNKNNWTCDCRLRGFKQWMNLVHTHGKLLTVFVQCHHPLVLKGKYLDYLNSSQLQSTGNNSEACLFSQSESIDRLTPGVKDKQKSAEQLNIQADQGGPGEPDKGTAEKTKRKKEAVNHRARHVTTTGSVLVKDAATAGIPERARSVGNPGDKNLTIKTIEGVPMVSFAQPTSYPDQAKAEKFNLLQRDNRRLPVVTDPCEFNRHFILNITAEKVESTTATIQWKVLDHQGPKHSQIHFRILFDRFGQPVRFHRFIYIRDQSNSVTLQELKEDTTYMVCIESVIAEQVCQVASRDHCTGVVTLPEEKRAVDFQLLTVIMLGVNALLVFLVLSVWISRLLRKRLNRRKSAVHVRQMYSTRRPLRSLGTGVSSDFTGYQSNRPRNTMCAIDEADLIEFPCDRFLDSNIRREEAMQRFSD; the protein is encoded by the coding sequence ATGGCAAGCCTGTGGACAATCTGGTGTGTACTCGTCTCCTTCATCTGTTCTGCAAAGTCTCTTTGCCCCGATCGATGCGACTGCCAGCACTCTCAACACCTACTGTGCACAAACAGGGGGCTGCGGACACTGCCCAAAGCAACCATCCAGAATCCAGAAGAAATCCTCATCTACAGCCTCGGAggtaattttattaataatatctCTGCTTTTGATTTCACCCGCTTCAGCCACTTGGTAAGACTGGACTTGCAGTACAATCAAATCCAGTCAATCCAtccaaaaacatttgaaaaacttTACAGATTGGAGGAGCTTTATTTGGGAAATAACTTGATACCTAACATTTCCTCCGGCACTTTAATTTCTCTGAAGAAATTACGAATTTtatatgttaacagtaatgaGATAAAGAAACTTACCGAGCACTCGTTTGCGAACCTGGACAGCCTAATCAAACTGAGGTTAGACGGCAACTCGATAGAATTCTTGCAGGATGCACTTTTTAACCGTTTGCCTAATTTACTTTACCTCCAATTAGAATCTAATAAAATAAGATACATTCATAAGAACGCCTTTGCAAATTTGGGAAAACTCCGATTTCTGAATCTCTCAGGTAACAAGCAAACAACACTTCGAAATGTTTTCACTTTTAGTCAACTAAATTCTCTAACCAATTTGATACTTTCCGAAAATGAAATTCACCACGTTGGAAACCGTGTCTTTCAAAACCTTCAAAAGCTCTCTAAACTTTCCCTGAACAATAATAAGATATCGCACCTAGGTACTGAAGCTTTCAAAGGACTGTCTGGTTTAAAGGAATTGCTGATGAACGGAAATCTGCTCACAGACATCCCATTGGGACTGCTTGATCCACTGGAAAAAATTGAGGAACTGGACTTTAGTAGTAATCTAATCTCTCATGTGCGCCCTAATGCATTTAAAGAGTTAAAATTTTTAAAAGTTGTAAACCTGAACAACAATGAGCTAACATCCCTTTCTGGTGAGATTTTTGCATTTAACCATGTTCTTTATAGCctggatttaaataaaaataactggacCTGTGACTGTAGACTTCGTGGTTTTAAACAGTGGATGAATTTAGTGCACACTCATGGCAAACTCCTGACAGTCTTTGTCCAGTGCCATCATCCTCTTGTTTTGAAAGGGAAGTATTTGGACTATTTAAACAGTTCACAGCTACAATCAACAGGTAACAACTCTGAGGCATGTTTGTTTTCACAGTCAGAGTCAATAGACCGCCTGACCCCTGGTGTTAAAGACAAACAGAAATCTGCAGAGCAGCTAAACATACAGGCAGACCAAGGAGGTCCTGGGGAACCAGACAAAGGGACTGcagaaaaaactaaaagaaaaaaggagGCAGTCAACCACAGAGCACGTCATGTAACAACCACAGGGTCAGTTCTAGTGAAGGATGCAGCAACTGCTGGAATACCTGAAAGGGCAAGGTCAGTTGGAAACCCTGGTGATAAAAACTTGACCATAAAGACCATAGAAGGGGTTCCAATGGTTTCCTTTGCCCAACCAACATCATACCCTGACCAAGCTAAAGCTGAGAAGTTCAACTTACTTCAGCGAGATAACAGGAGACTTCCAGTGGTGACAGACCCATGCGAGTTTAACAGACACTTTATACTTAACATTACGGCAGAGAAAGTGGAGTCCACGACAGCCACCATTCAGTGGAAGGTTTTGGATCACCAAGGCCCAAAGCAttcacaaatacatttcagaatcctTTTTGATAGGTTTGGCCAGCCTGTGAGGTTTCACCGGTTTATTTACATCCGAGACCAGTCAAACTCAGTCACTCTGCAGGAGCTGAAAGAGGACACCACCTACATGGTTTGCATTGAGAGTGTAATTGCAGAGCAAGTGTGCCAGGTCGCCTCCAGGGACCACTGTACAGGGGTGGTGACTCTCCCTGAGGAGAAAAGGGCTGTGGATTTCCAGCTGTTAACTGTAATCATGCTGGGCGTCAATGCTCTGCTTGTGTTTTTGGTGTTGTCAGTGTGGATATCAAGGTTACTCAGGAAAAGGCTCAACAGAAGGAAGTCTGCGGTACATGTCCGACAAATGTACTCAACAAGGCGGCCCCTGCGCTCCTTAGGCACTGGGGTGTCTTCTGATTTCACTGGGTACCAGTCAAATCGTCCTCGAAATACAATGTGTGCCATTGATGAGGCAGACCTCATTGAGTTCCCCTGTGACCGGTTTCTTGACAGCAATATCAGAAGAGAAGAGGCAATGCAAAGATTCTCTGATTAG